The Streptomyces sp. 11x1 genomic sequence AAGCTTGGGTTATGAGTGAGACGAACGGGGAGCGGGGCGGGCTGGCCCACCGGGTGCCGGATCTCGGGGCACTCGAACTGCTGCTGGCCGTGGCCCGGCTGGGCTCGCTCGGTCGGGCGGCGCGGGAGCTGGGCATCACCCAGCCCGCCGCGAGCAGTCGTGTCCGCTCGATGGAACGACAGCTGGGGGTGGCGCTGGTCGACCGGTCACCGCGCGGGTCCCGGCTCACCGACGCGGGGGCGCTCGTCACCGACTGGGCACGGCGGATCGTGGAGGCGGCCGAGGCGTTCGACGCGGGCGCGCAGGCGCTGCGGGACCGGCGTGACTCCCGGCTCCGGGTCGCCGCGAGCATGACCATCGCCGAGTACCTGCTGCCCGGCTGGCTCATCGCGCTGCGCGCCGCACGCCCGGACACGGCGGTCTCGCTCCTCGCGGGCAACTCGACCGTCGTGGCGGAGCGGCTGCTCGCGGACGAGGCCGACCTGGGGTTCGTCGAGGGGCCGACCGTGCCGGCCGGGCTGGACGCGGCCGTGATAGCGCACGACCACCTGATCGTCGTGACCGCGCCGAGTCACCCCTGGGCGCGTCGTCGCAAACCCCTGGAGGCGGCGGAGCTGGCCTCCACGCCGCTGATCCTGCGGGAGAAGGGCTCGGGTACGCGGCAGGTCCTGGAGGCGGCCCTGGGCGGCCTGGCCCGGCCTCTCATCGAGCTCTCCTCCACCACGGCGGTCAAGTCCTCGGCGCTGAGCGGCGCGGGCCCGGCGGTGCTCAGCGAACTCGCCCTCGGCGAGGAACTCTCCGCCCGCCGTCTGATCCGCGTCCCCGTGA encodes the following:
- a CDS encoding LysR family transcriptional regulator, encoding MSETNGERGGLAHRVPDLGALELLLAVARLGSLGRAARELGITQPAASSRVRSMERQLGVALVDRSPRGSRLTDAGALVTDWARRIVEAAEAFDAGAQALRDRRDSRLRVAASMTIAEYLLPGWLIALRAARPDTAVSLLAGNSTVVAERLLADEADLGFVEGPTVPAGLDAAVIAHDHLIVVTAPSHPWARRRKPLEAAELASTPLILREKGSGTRQVLEAALGGLARPLIELSSTTAVKSSALSGAGPAVLSELALGEELSARRLIRVPVNGVRLRRALRAVWPTGHRPTGPARDLLGLTRGPTGV